The proteins below are encoded in one region of Penicillium psychrofluorescens genome assembly, chromosome: 4:
- a CDS encoding uncharacterized protein (ID:PFLUO_006515-T1.cds;~source:funannotate) has product MADHTHFETLQLHAGQEPDPTTNSRAVPIYATTSYTFNDSAHGARLFGLKEFGNIYSRIMNPTVDVFEKRIAALEGGVAAVAASSGQAAQFMAIAALAHAGDNIVSTTNLYGGTYNQFKVMLPRLGITTKFFHGENPADIATAIDDRTKAVYVETIGNPRYNVPDLEAIAKVAHEKGVPLVVDNTFGAGGYFCRPIEHGADIVVHSATKWIGGHGTTIGGVVIDSGKFDWGKNAARFPQFVEPSEGYHGLKFWETFGAIAFAIRVRVEILRDLGSALNPFAAQQLILGMETLSLRAERHASNAIALAKWLQKSEYVNWVSYPGLEDHPSHETAKKYLKRGFGGVLSVGIKGGAAAGSQVVDGFKLISNLANVGDSKTLAIHPWSTTHEQLSEQERADSGVTDDAIRISVGTEHIDDIIADFEQSFKASQATVPDRTT; this is encoded by the exons cgaccacACCCACTTTGAGACTCTCCAGCTGCACGCCGG CCAGGAGCCGGACCCGACCACCAACTCACGCGCGGTGCCCATCTACGCCACCACC TCCTACACTTTCAATGACTCCGCCCACGGTGCGAGGCTCTTTGGCCTCAAGGAGTTCGGCAACATCTACAGCCGGATCATGAACCCCACCGTCGACGTCTTCGAGAAGCGCATTGCCGCGCTCGAGGGGGGTGttgccgccgtcgccgcctcGTCCGGCCAGGCGGCCCAGTTCATGGCCATCGCGGCTCTGGCTCACGCCGGGGACAACATTGTGTCCACCACCAACCTGTACGGTGGCACTTACAACCAGTTCAAGGTCATGCTCCCCCGACTGGGCATCACGACCAAGTTCTTCCATGGAGAAAATCCCGCTGACATTGCCACGGCCATTGACGACCGCACCAAGGCCGTCTATGTCGAGACCATTGGCAACCCCCGGTACAACGTGCCGGACCtcgaggccattgccaaGGTGGCCCACGAGAAGGGGGTCCCTTTGGTGGTGGACAACACCTTCGGCGCTGGAGGTTACTTCTGCCGCCCCATCGAGCACGGCGCCGACATCGTGGTCCACAGTGCAACCAAGTGGATTGGCGGCCACGGCACCACGATCGGTGGCGTGGTGATCGACAGCGGCAAATTTGACTGGGGCAAGAACGCTGCTCGGTTCCCGCAGTTCGTGGAGCCGTCCGAGGGCTATCACGGCCTGAAGTTCTGGGAGACCTTCGGCGCAATTGCGTTTGCCATCCGCGTGCGCGTGGAGATCCTGCGTGATTTGGGCTCGGCTCTGAACCCGTTCGCGGCCCAGCAGCTGATTCTGGGCATGGAGACGCTGAGTCTGCGTGCCGAGCGCCACGCGAGCAACGCCATCGCATTGGCGAAGTGGCTGCAGAAGAGCGAGTATGTGAACTGGGTCTCGTACCCCGGTCTGGAAGACCACCCGTCGCACGAGACGGCGAAGAAGTACCTGAAGCGTGGCTTCGGTGGTGTGCTGTCCGTGGGTATCAAGGGCGGCGCTGCGGCCGGCAGCCAGGTGGTTGATGGCTTCAAGCTGATCTCCAACCTTGCCAA TGTTGGCGACTCCAAGACCCTCGCCATCCACCCGTGGTCCACCACCCACGAGCAGCTCAGTGAGCAGGAGCGCGCCGACTCGGGCGTGACGGACGATGCGATCCGCATTTCTGTAGGCACGGAGCACATCGACGACATCATTGCCGATTTTGAGCAGTCGTTTAAGGCATCGCAGGCTACGGTGCCGGACCGCACTACATAA